From the Scophthalmus maximus strain ysfricsl-2021 chromosome 11, ASM2237912v1, whole genome shotgun sequence genome, one window contains:
- the LOC118299865 gene encoding retinol-binding protein 2 produces MPADYNGRWEMVRNDNFEDVMKALDIDFATRKIASHLHQTKVIVQNGDKFESKTISTFRNYDVSFTVGEEFEEHTKGLDNRKVMTTVTWDGDKLVCVQKGEKENRGWKHWIEGDMLYLEITVLDKVCLQAFKKTQ; encoded by the exons ATGCCTGCAGACTACAATGGACGCTGGGAGATGGTGCGAAACGACAACTTTGAGGACGTCATGAAGGCGCTCG ACATCGACTTCGCCACCAGGAAGATCGCCTCCCACCTGCATCAGACCAAAGTGATCGTCCAGAACGGAGACAAGTTTGAGTCGAAGACGATAAGCACCTTCAGGAACTACGACGTCAGCTTCACGGTGGGAGAGGAGTTCGAGGAGCACACCAAGGGCCTGGACAACCGGAAAGTCATG ACAACGGTCACCTGGGATGGGGACAAGCTGGTGTGCGTTcagaagggggagaaggaaaaccGCGGCTGGAAACACTGGATTGAGGGAGACATGCTGTAcctg GAAATCACTGTGCTCGACAAAGTCTGCCTCCAGGCGTTCAAGAAGACACAGTAA
- the LOC118299315 gene encoding coatomer subunit beta'-like produces MPLRLDIKRRLTARSDRVKSVDLHPTEPWMVISLYSGGVVVWNHESQTMVKTFEMCELPVRVARFVARKHWIIAGADDMQIRVFNYNTLERVHMFEAHSDYIRCIAVHPTQPYILSSSDDMLIKLWDWDRKWTCSQVFEGHTHYVMQVVFNPKDNNQFASASLDRTIKVWQLGSRTPNFTLEGHEKGVNCIDYYSGGDKPYLISGADDCLVKIWDYQNKTCVQTLEGHVQNVTCVSFHPGLPIILTGSEDGTVRVWHSNTYRLENTLNYGMERVWCICGQPGSNSVALGYDEGSIIIKLGREEPAMSMDSSGKIMWARHSEVQQANLKAMGETEVRDGERLQLGVKDMGSCEIYPQTIQHSPNGRFVMVCGDGEYIIYTAMALRNKSFGPAQEFVWAHDSSQYAVREGNSLVKVFKNFKAKKSFKPDFGAEGIFGGFLLGVRSNSGLAFYDWENAELVRRIEIQPKHIFWSDSGELLCIATDESFFVLRYLPEKVAAAMESKENMTEDGIEGAFEVLGEIPESVKTGVWVGDCFMYTNSVNRLNYYVGGEIITIAHMDRTMYLLGYIPKDDRLYLGDKELNVVSYSLLLSVLEYQTAVMRRDFGTADKVLPTIPKEQRTRVANFLEKQGFRQQALAVSTDPEHKFELALHLGELEIAHQLALEAESEQKWKQLAELATAKCQFSLAQECLNHAQDYGGLLLLATASGNTHMVGKLAEGAERTGKTNVAFLTYFMQGRLDKCLDLLIKTDRLPEAAFLARTYLPSHVSRVVNLWKESLSKVNPKAADALADPAHYGNLFPGLQQAVLAEQYLKETHVGVRAAAEYPLIMPNEERKVLEESAGFVSEEAVSEPEEVVKSMDESFIVAAAAAEPPEAASAAAAEEPIPLKQEITDPVSTTEEETVTSAASPLPVTVTPEHVEQQKQGDSASAEVPASEPEVAAMRDDTIAALEEEEEAASAEEDTSEGSAVDVTPKEPEIAQSGPVEAVTSSAQGHVQEMSPGAEAASVSERRVTEATTENVVATQEAAEDVVFTAGDADEMPVYDELEKDVISFQAPSNIDTAAAAGKGTPVTKELVSEAAASAVAVEELIFFEDTDSSALDVPVQVKVVPEFALDPLLDPLEDPMPAIKPESAQAPGEGGGGQATGKHEADPEPPALPRPGPEGDEEPAEELEVEMHNEVLDDLDLDNFDLEDIDTTDVDLDDDFLSE; encoded by the exons ATG CCTCTGCGCTTGGACATCAAGCGGCGGCTGACGGCCCGGTCGGACCGAGTGAAGAGCGTGGACCTGCACCCCACCGAGCCGTGGATGGTGATCAGCCTGTACAGCGGCGGCGTGGTGGTCTGGAACCATGAGTCACAG acgATGGTGAAAACCTTCGAAATGTGCGAGCTGCCTGTCCGAGTGGCCAGGTTTGTGGCCAGGAAGCACTGGATCATTGCCGGAGCA gatgACATGCAGATCCGCGTGTTCAACTACAACACTCTGGAGCGAGTTCACATGTTCGAGGCTCACTCCGACTACATCCGCTGCATCGCCGTCCACCCAACACAGCCCTACATCCTCTCCAGCAGTG ACGACATGTTGATCAAGCTGTGGGactgggacaggaagtggacgtGTAGTCAGGTGTTCGAGGGTCACACTCACTATGTCATGCAGGTCGTCTTCAACCCCAAAGACAACAACCAGTTTGCCAGTGCCTCTCTGGACAGAACGATtaag GTGTGGCAGCTCGGCTCCAGGACTCCGAACTTCACTCTGGAGGGACACGAGAAGGGAGTGAACTGTATCGATTACTACAGTGGAGGAGATAAGCCCTACCTCATATCAGGGGCAGATGATTGTCTTGTCAAGATCTGGGATTATCAg AACAAAACGTGCGTTCAGACCCTGGAGGGTCACGTCCAGAATGTGACCTGCGTCAGCTTCCACCCCGGGCTGCCAATCATCCTCACAGGCTCCGAGGACG GCACTGTTCGAGTGTGGCACTCCAACACCTACCGACTTGAAAACACACTCAACTATGGCATGGAGAGGGTGTGGTGCATATGTGGCCAGCCGGGCTCCAACAGTGTGGCATTGGGCTACGATGAAGgcagcatcatcatcaag CTGGGTCGCGAGGAGCCGGCCATGTCGATGGACTCCAGCGGGAAGATCATGTGGGCACGCCACTCCGAAGTGCAGCAGGCCAACCTGAAGGCCATGGGGGAGACGGAGGTCCGGGATGGAGAGAGGCTGCAGCTGGGGGTTAAAGACATGGGCAGCTGCGAGATTTACCCCCAGACCATCCAGCACAGCCCCAACGGGAG gttCGTGATGGTGTGCGGAGACGGGGAGTACATCATCTACACCGCCATGGCCCTGAGGAACAAGAGCTTTGGCCCGGCTCAAGAGTTTGTCTGGGCGCACGACTCCTCGCA GTATGCCGTGAGGGAAGGCAACAGTCTGGTCAAAGTCTTTAAGAACTTTAAAGCTAAGAAGTCTTTTAAACCAGACTTTGGGGCTGAAG GAATCTTTGGTGGCTTCTTACTGGGAGTGAGGTCGAACAGCGGCCTGGCCTTCTACGACTGGGAGAACGCCGAACTAGTCCGCCGCATCGAGATCCAACCCAAACAT ATCTTCTGGTCCGACTCTGGAGAGCTGCTGTGTATCGCCACGGACGAGTCTTTCTTTGTGCTTCGCTATCTGCCAGAGAAGGTGGCAGCCGCCATGGAGTCCAAGGAAAATATGACTGAAGATGGAATAGAGGGCGCCTTTGAG GTGCTGGGGGAGATCCCAGAGTCGGTGAAGACCGGAGTGTGGGTGGGAGACTGCTTCATGTACACCAACTCTGTTAACAGACTCAACTATTATGTTGGAGGAGAGATCATCACCATTGCTCACATGGACAG GACCATGTATCTGCTAGGCTACATCCCCAAGGACGATCGTCTCTACCTCGGAGACAAGGAGCTGAACGTCGTCAGCTACTCCCTGCTGCTTTCTGTGCTGGAGTACCAGACCGCCGTCATGAGGAGGGACTTCGGCACAGCCGACAAGGTTCTGCCCACAATCCCCAAGGAGCAGAGGACCAGGGTAGCCAACTTCTTGGAGAAGCAG GGTTTCAGACAGCAGGCCCTGGCTGTGTCCACAGACCCAGAACACAAGTTTGAACTTGCTCTGCACCTGGGAGAGCTGGAGATTGCCCACCAGCTGGCCCTGGAGGCAGAG TCAGAGCAGAAGTGGAAGCAGCTGGCAGAACTCGCCACCGCGAAGTGCCAGTTCAGCCTGGCCCAGGAGTGTCTGAACCATGCCCAAGATTACGGGGGATTACTGCTGCTGGCCACCGCCTCGGGCAACACGCACATGGTGGGCAAACTGGCCGAGGGGGCAGAGAGGACCGGGAAGACCAACGTGGCCTTCCTCACCTACTTCATGCAAGGACG ATTGGACAAATGTCTGGACCTCCTCATCAAAACAGATCGGTTGCCAGAGGCTGCATTCCTGGCAAGAACATATCTGCCCAGCCATGTGTCACG ggTTGTGAATCTGTGGAAGGAGAGTCTGTCAAAAGTCAACCCGAAGGCAGCGGATGCTCTTGCTGACCCCGCCCACTACGGCAACCTGTTCCCTGGCCTCCAGCAAGCCGTGCTGGCTGAGCAGTACCTGAAGGAGACTCATGTCGGggtcagagctgctgcagaatACCCCCTCATCATG CCGAATGAGGAGCGAAAGGTTCTGGAGGAATCTGCAGGTTTTGTGTCCGAAGAAGCTGTCAGCGAGCCAGAG GAAGTGGTGAAGAGCATGGATGAAAGCTTCatagtagcagcagcagcagcagaacctccagaagcagcatcagcagcagccgcGGAGGAGCCCATTCCACTGAAACAGGAGATTACCGATCCTGTttcaacaacagaagaagaaacggTTACatcagcagcttctcctcttcCCGTCACCGTGACACCTGAGCACGttgagcagcagaaacaaggAGACTCTGCGTCCGCTGAGGTGCCTGCATCCGAACCGGAGGTGGCAGCGATGAGGGATGACACCATCGCTgctttggaggaggaggaggaagcagcctCCGCAGAGGAAGACACGTCAGAGGGGTCCGCCGTAGACGTCACCCCCAAAGAGCCAGAGATTGCACAGTCCGGACCTGTAGAGGCTGTCACGTCTTCAGCTCAGGGGCATGTCCAGGAAATGTCTCCGGGAGCTGAAGCTGCCTCCGTCTCTGAAAGGCGTGTCACTGAGGCAACAACAGAGAACGTCGTGGCGACGCAAGAAGCCGCCGAGGATGTCGTATTCACCGCAGGCGATGCAGATGAAATGCCAGTTTATGACGAGCTGGAAAAAGATGTAATCTCTTTCCAAGCACCATCCAACAttgatacagcagcagcagcaggaaaaggaACTCCTGTTACGAAGGAACTTGTTTCGGAAGCGGCAGCCTCAGCTGTAGCAGTGGAGGAGCTCATCTTCTTCGAAGACACGGACAGCTCAGCGCTGGATGTGCCGGTGCAAGTTAAAGTGGTTCCAGAGTTTGCCCTCGATCCGCTGCTGGACCCCCTCGAAGACCCCATGCCAGCGATAAAGCCAGAATCAGCTCAAGCaccaggagaaggaggagggggacaggcCACAGGAAAACACGAGGCCGACCCGGagcctcctgctctccctcgGCCGGGTCCCGAGGGAGATGAAGAACCAGCAGAGGAGCTCGAGGTGGAGATGCACAATGAG GTCCTGGATGATCTGGATCTGGACAATTTTGACCTGGAAGATATCGACACCACCGACGTCGACCTGGACGACGATTTCTTGAGCGAATAG